From the Planktothricoides raciborskii GIHE-MW2 genome, the window TCTATTATGAGTAAAATCCCTAGGATAAGTGCCTGTAATCATGTAATAAAGACAAGCGGCGGCGGCCCAAACATCCACTGATCGTTCAGCATACTTAAAATTGAGAACTTGCTGCCGAGGCATAAAAAATGGCATTGACCCTTTAGTTCCCGTAAGACTTTGGCCGCTAAACCCAGCCAAGTCAAAAGACCGATCTAATCCAAAAACTCCCAGTTTGGCAAAACATATACCTCCTATATCAGTCAAGAAAAACTCACTTGGTTTTAAATTCCCGTGGACTAAACCAGCACTATGCCCATAGCTCAATCCCTCCAAAACCTGTAAAACAATGGCCACCGCTTCGTTCGGGGGTAATTTACCGCCTCGTTGAGCCATCAGTTCCTCAACATTGCCGCCGTTACAGAACTCTTCAACTAGGAAAAATAGCCCGTTGGCAAAACAGAAGTTTTTCAGTCGGACGAGGTTGGGATGCCTCAATAATTTGCTTTTTTCCATTTCTGCCAAAAACCAGTTTTGGGCTGATTCCTTGACTGCCACTTGTGGCACCATGATTTTCAGCGCTGATTTTTCTCCGGTGTTGGTGCGACGAATTAAGTGTACTTCCCCATATTTGTTACTGCTTGCTTTGCCCAAAGTTGTTTGAATTGCGTAACCTTGGCAGCACGAAGGGCGATCGCTCCCGGTTTGGCTGAGTAGTTGCTCCACAGTATCTCTGAGATTTATTGCTCGAAGAGGGGCACAGGAGCGGTTGTGTTCTGGTGCGGGGAAATTTCCCCCAGACAAGAGAGGAGATAGGCCGCCATCGGGAAGAGGAGCAGATGGGCCGCCATCGGCTTCTACGCTGACTCGGAAAACTGTGTTGCCTATTTTGATTTTATCCCCGTCGGTTAAGTCGTATTCGGGGAAGTTGAGCTTTGCTCCTTGTTGAGCAGTTTGATGGGGTTGCCGTTGGCCAATTTTTGCCCCGTTGACGAAGGTGCCGTTTTTGCTGCCAAAATCTCTGATTCGGATCGCGGGTGGGTTGATGTCCAGCAGGCAGTGATACCGAGAAATTGCCCGGTTGCTTCTGCGATCGGGGATTCTTGGGTGGCACTCCTGGGCTCGGCCAATAATACAAGTGGCGCGAGAATCAAACTCAAATATCTCTCCTTGGAGTTGACCTTGACTAATGGTCAGAATGACTTTTGCGTGCATGGGATTGTCGATTATGAGTAATAGAAGCCTCAGATGCTTCCCGATTAACGACGCAAGTCTATGCTAATTTTTTCTTAGCCGTGACAAAAAATAGGGGTTAACTACAGAAGCCGAAAACTTACCCAATCTTACCCAATCTTACCCAAAATTCCTCAAATCGTCATAAATTTCCAGAGGAAAGACCTGCGATTGTTAGATTCAAATTGTCAATCTGGTCATTAGTGGTGGTAAGATTGGATCTGGTTAGGCGCGTGGGAATTATGACTCCATGTTATTAGGGTTTAAAACACAACTTAAAATCAATCAAACCCAACGGCAACAACTTGCTCGCCATGCGGGAGTGGCACGTCATGCCTACAATTGGGGTCACGGTTTATGTTTAGGTATTTTATCACATAATACTCATTGTAGCCCAGAAGAAAAAATTAAATTTTCTACAGCCATTGACTTACATAAATGGTTAAATAAATTAGTCAAGCCAGAAAGTCCCTGGTACTATGAAGTTTCCAAATGTGCGCCTCAGTACGCTTATTTGTCATCTCACCCAACGGTGGCAAGATTGCTTTAAAAAAAAGAAAGCACGACCAAAATTTAAGAAAAAAGGTAGACAGGACAGCTTTACATTGGATGGGACAATTAAAATCTTATCATCAAATAAACTGAAAGTACCAGTTATCGGCTGTCTAAAAACTTATGAAAGACTCCCGGTCGTTCCCGACCCCAAAAATGAAGGAGAGAGAAGAGAGGAGAGAGGAGAGAGAATATTTTTCATGGTTCACCTCTTTACTCTTTACTCTTTCATGGTTCACCTCTTTCATGGTTCACCTCTTTCCTCTTTTCTCTAGATGTTCCCGTTGCCCCCACAGATAAAATAGTAGATGTAGTTGGGATAGATTTGGGGATAAAAGCCCTGGCTAACCTATCAACCGGAGCCTGTAGAAAGCAATCGAAGAAACTGGCAAAACTCCAAAGAAAAGTTAGTCGAAAAGTATCGGGGTCAGCCAATCGCCATGTAGGGGTTCACAGAAAAAGCCAAAGAGAAAGCCAATAGACAAGAAGGCAAAATTCTCAAAAGCCGAGTGGCGCTTTTAAGGGGAATTGGGGGATCGATCCCTTATTTTGCACTCTTGTCTAATGTGATTTGTATTTATTCGGTTTAAACCCGAAAAAATGATCCAGGATCAAAATCAAGTCAAAATCAAGTCAAAATCAAGTCAAAATCAAGTCAAAATCAAATTATCAAGGTATTGAGCCGATTCCCTAGATGAATTTCCCCCATTCCTTTACCCCATTCTCTTCAGATATCTGGAGAGCCAACGATTTCGCTATTCAGAAAAGGGAAATCAAGCCGATCGCCTCAAATATTTTCCATTAACCCCAATACCTGAATTAATGATATAATTGCTAAAATTCAGAAATTTTCTATATTGTTTGATTGTCATGAAAAATTGGCTAGAACACAGCGTTTTTGTGGAAGTAGACATCCCCATAGACTTTGTTTGGAGTCTTTGGTCTGATTTAGAACAAATGCCTCGGTGGATGAAGTGGATTGAATCCGTGGAGATTCTAGAAGACGACCCTGATTTATCTAAATGGAAACTCGCATCTGGGGGATTTGAATTTAGTTGGCTTTCTCGGATTTTAAAATTAGTCCCAAATCAGATTATTCAATGGGAATCCATTGATGGACTGCCTAACCAAGGGGCTGTTCGTTTTTATGACCGCCACAATAAAAGCATTGTGAAACTGACCATCTCCTATAAAATTCCCGGATTTTTGGGCGAAATTATGGATAACCTGTTTTTAGGCCGAGTGGTGGAATCAACCATTCAAGCGGATCTCGACCGATTTCGTGATTATGCACTCAAAGCTTACGCCGAAAATTAAGCCCTGTGATAATGGAATCAAGATTAGATGACTGATTGGGCAAAAAAGCCTTCCAAACATTCCCGGATTTAGATATCCCCCATAGAGACGGAATCTTTCAACCACCAACGTTGCAGATTCCGTCTCTTTATTCTTGTTTCTATCACCAAGCGTTCCAGAGAGTCCCTTGCCCAGGGCGAAAATATTGCTGATTAAGAGTTAGATATTAAATAATTAGATATTAAGGCAGTAAGCTGTCGGGGATTGCTTCTGTCGATCGCCATTAATCGCGATCGCGCGTTGCTCAGACGAGGGAATCGAGCCTGGGATCCAGGATGTATTGATTGGGGTAAATTTTTCTCAGA encodes:
- a CDS encoding protein kinase, with amino-acid sequence MHAKVILTISQGQLQGEIFEFDSRATCIIGRAQECHPRIPDRRSNRAISRYHCLLDINPPAIRIRDFGSKNGTFVNGAKIGQRQPHQTAQQGAKLNFPEYDLTDGDKIKIGNTVFRVSVEADGGPSAPLPDGGLSPLLSGGNFPAPEHNRSCAPLRAINLRDTVEQLLSQTGSDRPSCCQGYAIQTTLGKASSNKYGEVHLIRRTNTGEKSALKIMVPQVAVKESAQNWFLAEMEKSKLLRHPNLVRLKNFCFANGLFFLVEEFCNGGNVEELMAQRGGKLPPNEAVAIVLQVLEGLSYGHSAGLVHGNLKPSEFFLTDIGGICFAKLGVFGLDRSFDLAGFSGQSLTGTKGSMPFFMPRQQVLNFKYAERSVDVWAAAACLYYMITGTYPRDFTHNRDPFLTVLTTEAVAIAKRCPDIPRPLAKVIDWALVDNPEIQLKSAVDLKNALLKAHR
- a CDS encoding helix-turn-helix domain-containing protein is translated as MLLGFKTQLKINQTQRQQLARHAGVARHAYNWGHGLCLGILSHNTHCSPEEKIKFSTAIDLHKWLNKLVKPESPWYYEVSKCAPQYAYLSSHPTVARLL
- a CDS encoding transposase translates to MFHGSPLYSLLFHGSPLSWFTSFLFSLDVPVAPTDKIVDVVGIDLGIKALANLSTGACRKQSKKLAKLQRKVSRKVSGSANRHVGVHRKSQRESQ
- a CDS encoding SRPBCC family protein, whose product is MKNWLEHSVFVEVDIPIDFVWSLWSDLEQMPRWMKWIESVEILEDDPDLSKWKLASGGFEFSWLSRILKLVPNQIIQWESIDGLPNQGAVRFYDRHNKSIVKLTISYKIPGFLGEIMDNLFLGRVVESTIQADLDRFRDYALKAYAEN